The following are encoded together in the Pedobacter steynii genome:
- a CDS encoding cupin domain-containing protein — MKNLKIKTHRKNLFAAVALFSFAAFFTPESAFAQQSGISRTNLQRHNIEILGYETIQARIDFEPDSAFGMHSHPGEEIIYVLEGIFEYQIEGEKPVVLKAGEVLFIPAGKNHSAKNIGKVKASELATYIVRKDKPLLVMKK, encoded by the coding sequence ATGAAAAATTTAAAGATAAAAACACATAGAAAAAATTTATTTGCTGCAGTTGCTCTCTTCAGTTTCGCGGCATTTTTCACACCTGAATCTGCTTTTGCACAACAATCAGGAATAAGTCGTACAAACTTGCAAAGACATAATATTGAGATTTTGGGATATGAAACTATTCAGGCACGAATAGATTTTGAACCAGACTCCGCCTTCGGCATGCATTCACATCCAGGAGAAGAGATTATCTATGTACTCGAAGGTATATTTGAATACCAGATAGAAGGGGAGAAGCCAGTTGTTCTTAAAGCAGGCGAAGTACTTTTTATTCCGGCTGGAAAGAATCATTCCGCCAAAAATATTGGTAAAGTTAAAGCCTCTGAGCTTGCAACTTACATTGTGAGGAAGGATAAGCCTCTTCTTGTAATGAAAAAATAA
- a CDS encoding alpha/beta fold hydrolase, whose translation MNKLTVKDGTEIYFKDLGTGQPIFFHHGWPLSSDDWDAQMMFFLNKGYRVIAHDRRGHGRSTQTFTGNDMDTYASDVAELITFLDLKNVIHVGHSTGGGEAIRYASKFGKERVAKVVLISAITPYMIADENNPEGVPLSVFDDIRNNTLHNRQQFYQDLTVPFYGYNRENAIVKKGIQDNWWRQGMMGGIKAQYDCIKVFSETDFTEDLKSVEMPVLVLHGDDDQIVPYATTAVKAAELLKNGKLIIYPGFSHGMPTINAETINNDILEFINS comes from the coding sequence ATGAACAAGTTAACAGTTAAAGACGGAACAGAAATTTACTTCAAAGATTTAGGAACAGGACAACCAATTTTCTTTCACCATGGATGGCCATTGTCATCTGACGATTGGGATGCGCAAATGATGTTTTTTTTAAACAAGGGATATAGAGTTATTGCCCACGACAGACGCGGTCACGGCAGATCAACTCAAACGTTCACAGGTAATGATATGGATACCTATGCATCAGATGTGGCAGAATTAATCACATTTTTAGACCTTAAAAATGTCATACATGTAGGTCATTCAACAGGGGGTGGCGAAGCGATAAGATATGCTTCGAAGTTTGGCAAAGAACGTGTGGCCAAGGTGGTACTTATCAGTGCAATTACACCTTATATGATTGCGGATGAAAATAATCCTGAAGGGGTGCCATTGTCAGTTTTCGACGACATCAGAAACAATACACTCCACAACAGACAGCAGTTTTACCAAGATCTGACCGTTCCGTTTTACGGTTACAATAGAGAAAATGCCATCGTAAAAAAAGGCATTCAGGATAACTGGTGGAGACAAGGTATGATGGGCGGGATAAAAGCGCAATACGATTGTATAAAAGTGTTTTCGGAAACTGATTTTACAGAAGATCTTAAAAGTGTAGAAATGCCGGTACTGGTACTTCATGGCGACGATGACCAGATTGTACCCTACGCTACTACGGCTGTAAAAGCTGCAGAACTGCTAAAAAATGGAAAGCTTATTATTTATCCAGGATTTTCACACGGAATGCCTACCATCAATGCAGAAACAATTAATAATGACATTTTAGAATTTATCAATTCTTAA
- a CDS encoding purple acid phosphatase family protein, with the protein MTILNKSIAIAALLIAATFTNTQAQDFDPKPFPDRVILTWKGNTAVSQTVTWRTDTTVVGSKAQIKAEDSSPALEDAITTYDADSRILSGGKNYATAKYHNVTFNNLKPGTVYAYRVGAGEHWSEWFQFTTASDQDKPFSFIYLGDAQNDIRSKWSRVIRRAFSHEPDARFIIHTGDLINRSNNDKEWGEWHYGGGFINGMVPSMPSPGNHEYVRDEKRKLILDPHWGVQYTLPGHGPAGLEESVYYIDYQNVRVISLDSQMIILDEASAKVQYEWLEKVLKENTKLWTVITFHHPIFSTAKSRDNKEFRERFKPLFDKYHIDLVLQGHDHTYSRGQNLPRGLSGREASGPVYLVSVAGPKMYKVDGAKWMNVSLENTQLFQVIHVDGGKLKFQAYKTSGELFDAFSLKKLSRDQAAEFTDMNPAAKQAH; encoded by the coding sequence ATGACTATTTTAAACAAATCTATAGCTATTGCTGCCTTGCTTATTGCGGCTACTTTTACGAATACCCAGGCACAGGATTTTGATCCAAAACCTTTTCCAGACCGTGTAATTTTAACCTGGAAGGGCAACACGGCTGTTAGTCAGACCGTAACCTGGCGTACAGACACCACGGTTGTGGGTTCTAAAGCACAGATCAAAGCCGAAGATTCCAGTCCGGCGCTGGAAGATGCGATTACCACCTACGATGCGGATTCCCGTATACTATCTGGTGGTAAAAATTATGCAACCGCAAAGTACCACAATGTTACTTTTAACAACCTGAAGCCTGGAACGGTATACGCTTATCGTGTTGGTGCTGGTGAGCATTGGAGCGAATGGTTTCAGTTTACCACCGCTTCAGATCAGGATAAGCCTTTTTCTTTCATTTACCTTGGGGATGCACAGAATGATATCCGTTCAAAATGGTCCCGTGTAATCCGCAGGGCATTTTCTCATGAGCCGGATGCGCGGTTTATCATTCATACCGGCGATTTAATTAACCGCTCTAACAATGACAAGGAATGGGGCGAGTGGCATTATGGTGGTGGTTTTATCAATGGAATGGTTCCAAGCATGCCTTCTCCGGGAAATCATGAGTATGTGCGTGATGAAAAAAGAAAACTGATATTGGATCCGCACTGGGGCGTACAATATACTTTACCTGGCCACGGGCCGGCAGGTTTGGAAGAGTCGGTTTATTATATCGACTATCAGAATGTACGGGTGATCTCATTGGATTCTCAAATGATTATCCTGGACGAGGCTTCAGCAAAGGTTCAGTATGAATGGCTGGAAAAGGTATTAAAGGAAAACACGAAGTTATGGACGGTGATCACTTTTCATCACCCTATCTTTTCTACTGCCAAAAGCAGGGATAACAAAGAATTCAGAGAACGGTTTAAACCTTTATTTGACAAATACCACATCGACCTGGTTTTGCAGGGACATGATCATACCTATAGCCGCGGACAAAACCTACCACGTGGATTATCGGGTAGGGAAGCCAGCGGGCCGGTATACCTGGTTTCTGTTGCCGGTCCCAAAATGTATAAAGTGGATGGTGCCAAATGGATGAATGTTTCCCTGGAAAATACACAGTTGTTCCAGGTGATTCACGTTGATGGTGGGAAGCTGAAATTTCAAGCTTATAAAACCTCAGGAGAATTATTTGATGCTTTTTCCCTGAAAAAATTAAGTAGAGATCAGGCTGCAGAGTTTACGGATATGAACCCTGCGGCAAAGCAAGCTCATTGA
- a CDS encoding helix-turn-helix domain-containing protein, which produces MIKEFSYKQFGNLEFTQSSLDEHKLLSVHDHIKILFIPEGNKVRVDFQEFVIATDSLLFINPKVVIKPNDAEETGGTLLHFNKDFYCIEIHDQEVACDGILYNNVFEVPFIELDENQSADIQKIIRDIQLEMQNEDASTEEMLRILLKLIILKSTRIWKQQHQLSQQEQQTDVQFLRKFSKLVEQHYKTHHTVADYADMLFLTPKNLSKKIGLLSKDTPNDIIKNRIILESKRLLAHTTITVKEIAYSLNYQDDAYFVRFFTKNAGISPLSFRKQF; this is translated from the coding sequence ATGATAAAAGAGTTTTCATACAAACAGTTCGGCAATTTAGAATTTACGCAGTCAAGCCTTGATGAGCATAAACTTTTGTCGGTCCATGACCATATCAAAATACTGTTTATCCCCGAAGGAAATAAGGTCAGGGTTGATTTTCAGGAATTCGTAATAGCAACAGATTCATTGCTATTTATTAATCCAAAAGTAGTGATTAAACCAAATGACGCTGAGGAAACCGGAGGGACACTACTGCATTTTAACAAAGATTTTTATTGTATTGAAATTCATGACCAGGAAGTTGCTTGTGATGGTATTTTATACAATAATGTATTTGAAGTCCCATTCATTGAGTTGGACGAAAATCAATCGGCAGATATACAGAAAATAATCCGGGACATACAGCTTGAAATGCAAAATGAAGATGCCAGCACTGAAGAAATGCTGCGGATTTTACTAAAGCTGATTATTCTGAAATCAACACGAATTTGGAAACAACAACATCAACTGTCACAGCAAGAGCAGCAAACGGATGTTCAGTTTTTAAGGAAATTCAGCAAACTGGTAGAACAGCATTACAAAACTCACCATACTGTAGCTGACTATGCGGATATGCTTTTTCTTACGCCAAAAAACCTTAGTAAAAAAATAGGTTTGCTCAGTAAAGACACGCCAAACGACATTATTAAAAACAGAATTATCCTCGAAAGTAAACGCCTTTTGGCTCACACCACCATTACCGTTAAAGAAATAGCCTACAGCTTAAATTATCAGGACGATGCTTATTTTGTTCGTTTCTTTACAAAAAACGCAGGCATTTCTCCGCTTTCATTCCGCAAACAATTCTAA
- a CDS encoding Dps family protein yields the protein MEMNIGISEGNREKVAIELSKLLADEYVLYTKTKEAHWNVEGIDFYDKHKLFDEQAGQLSDMNDSVAERIRTLGHSVPATLKAFLELTHLTENSLPKSNSRTFINELLIAHEIIIVFLRGNINLFANEYEDLGTSDFVTGLMQGHEKMAWILRAHLK from the coding sequence ATGGAAATGAACATAGGAATTTCAGAAGGAAATCGCGAAAAAGTAGCCATAGAGTTATCAAAATTACTGGCCGATGAATATGTGCTTTATACAAAAACAAAAGAGGCACATTGGAATGTAGAAGGCATTGATTTCTACGATAAACATAAGCTTTTTGACGAGCAGGCCGGTCAGTTATCAGACATGAACGATAGTGTGGCCGAGCGAATCCGTACTTTGGGACATTCGGTTCCAGCTACATTAAAGGCTTTTCTCGAATTAACTCATTTGACGGAAAATTCATTGCCGAAAAGCAATAGCCGAACTTTTATTAATGAGTTACTTATAGCGCATGAAATCATCATCGTTTTTCTGAGAGGAAACATTAACCTTTTCGCGAATGAATATGAGGATTTGGGTACAAGTGATTTTGTTACTGGCCTGATGCAGGGACATGAAAAAATGGCCTGGATTTTAAGAGCACATTTAAAATAA
- a CDS encoding SusC/RagA family TonB-linked outer membrane protein produces MKKSVVTNQLIFKVMRFFTLIYFMLSVLFFSGQASPLKAQEVNSRISFNFKNGTLTELLKSIEKKTNLSFVYTNKDAVLNQKIESFTAENETLSSLLNRVLLPRQLTYVVQNNQVIIKKAVRIKGKVTDEKGLPVPGVNVIEKGSSNATMTNFNGDYSLNVKDGSATILFRMMGYQTRELALNGETLVNISLVPDQTALSEVVVTALGIKRTEKALGYSIATVKGSDLNTVKEVNVVNSLAGKVAGVNVVSAGSDPGATALITIRGQSSIATDNQPLFVVDGVPVAHSLRPTSEVGRSSVDYGSPVADISPDDIESISILKGASAAALYGSRAGSGVVLITTKSGSSSKKGLGISFNSNAMYDQAWLFPHFQNQFGAGEYTDDPASNTTSAWGPRLDAGTKHLQWNSPLDASGNPVPTDWVSHPDNAKDFYKTGATYTNNIAITGKNADGNYRLSYTNMSNKGIVPNTDLSRNTLNLAATYILHPKVKISTNVGYVNNKSDNRPSAYRESVTQMVYSMPSSMSIKDLRNYWKPGRENIEQFSPDDSDNPYLVAYEHTNGFDRNRLTGNVQAVVDITKELSLMVRTGLDMYNEEHETKRPFSSKRFKFGGYGVDHSYFKEQNTDFLLSYKKTLNQDWSFGLSVGGNQMDQTSRNSAQRTESLSIPGIYNISNARAGTITNTQYNSRKRINSLYGMGQASFKDMVFLDVTGRNDWSSTLPAQNNSYFYPSVSLSTVLTDVLKIKSGPLSFAKIRANWAQVGSDTDPYQLFNTIPFNQDWGDVKRATIEFNLKNNFLKPEIATSYEFGGDLRFFSNRLGLDVTWYKTNKRNQIINIPTTIASGASNRLINAGNIQNSGWEIGLNAVPVQGAFKWEINANFTRNENKVISLSEGLSEYSMGSADGDNIRYLIKEGTKIGDFYTPSYTKVPNGQYAGAALLDKTGHYIRNNSEYIKVGNYNPDFTIGLNNTFSYKNFTLNFLFDWRKGGNFYSYVVKSLINAGLTDNTLAGRDAQTGGLSWVDSQGMQRHDGMIIPGYIDNGDGTYSENKVVIAAADFYNNTYNKYYERLTYSASFLKLREASITYVFSKNVLGKLPVSNLSISLIGRNLYTWTANGLGYDPETTMSVTEGFKLGVGHWTLPGTRSFGFKLSCNF; encoded by the coding sequence ATGAAAAAGTCCGTAGTGACTAATCAATTAATTTTTAAAGTAATGCGTTTTTTTACCCTCATTTATTTTATGCTTTCTGTTCTGTTCTTCAGCGGACAAGCATCGCCATTAAAGGCGCAGGAAGTAAACAGCAGGATCAGCTTTAATTTTAAAAATGGCACTTTAACAGAATTGCTGAAAAGCATAGAGAAGAAAACCAATCTATCCTTTGTGTACACCAATAAGGATGCAGTATTGAACCAAAAGATCGAGTCTTTTACCGCAGAAAACGAAACACTGAGTAGCCTGCTTAACCGCGTACTCCTCCCCAGGCAATTGACTTATGTAGTTCAAAATAACCAGGTCATTATTAAGAAAGCTGTTCGGATTAAGGGGAAGGTAACCGACGAAAAAGGTTTGCCCGTACCTGGCGTAAACGTAATCGAAAAAGGCAGTAGCAATGCCACAATGACCAATTTTAATGGCGATTACAGCCTGAACGTAAAAGACGGCTCGGCCACTATTCTGTTTAGAATGATGGGCTATCAAACCAGGGAGTTAGCCCTGAATGGAGAAACGCTGGTTAACATCAGCCTGGTTCCGGATCAGACTGCTTTGTCGGAGGTGGTAGTTACTGCCCTGGGAATTAAGCGGACGGAAAAAGCGCTGGGTTATTCCATTGCTACCGTAAAAGGAAGCGACCTGAATACCGTAAAAGAAGTAAACGTGGTGAATTCCCTTGCCGGAAAAGTAGCAGGGGTAAATGTGGTGAGTGCCGGTTCCGATCCGGGAGCTACTGCGCTGATTACCATCCGCGGACAATCCTCAATTGCAACAGATAACCAGCCACTTTTTGTAGTAGATGGTGTTCCTGTGGCACACTCGCTGCGTCCAACCTCAGAAGTAGGCCGGTCTTCGGTAGATTATGGGAGCCCGGTTGCAGACATCAGCCCGGACGATATTGAGAGCATTAGTATCTTAAAAGGAGCCAGCGCTGCCGCTTTATACGGCAGCAGGGCCGGAAGTGGAGTAGTACTGATCACCACAAAAAGCGGTTCATCCAGTAAAAAAGGATTGGGGATCAGTTTCAACTCAAACGCCATGTACGATCAGGCCTGGTTGTTTCCGCATTTCCAGAACCAGTTTGGAGCAGGAGAATATACCGATGATCCGGCTTCTAACACCACATCAGCCTGGGGGCCACGTCTTGATGCAGGAACCAAACACCTGCAGTGGAATAGTCCGCTTGATGCCAGCGGAAACCCGGTGCCTACAGACTGGGTATCACACCCGGATAATGCCAAAGATTTTTATAAAACAGGGGCTACCTATACCAATAATATTGCCATCACCGGAAAAAATGCAGATGGTAATTACAGGTTGTCCTATACCAATATGTCTAATAAAGGGATTGTACCCAATACCGACCTGAGCAGGAATACCCTGAACCTTGCAGCAACTTACATCCTGCATCCTAAGGTAAAAATCAGCACCAATGTGGGTTATGTAAATAATAAAAGCGATAACCGCCCTTCGGCCTACCGGGAAAGTGTAACGCAAATGGTGTATTCTATGCCTTCGAGTATGAGCATTAAAGACCTGAGGAATTATTGGAAACCAGGCAGAGAGAATATCGAACAGTTTTCTCCGGATGATTCTGATAACCCGTACCTGGTGGCTTATGAACATACCAATGGTTTCGACAGAAACCGCTTAACCGGAAACGTACAGGCGGTAGTCGATATCACTAAAGAGCTGAGCTTAATGGTACGTACCGGATTGGATATGTACAATGAAGAGCATGAAACCAAACGCCCTTTCAGTTCCAAACGTTTTAAATTTGGAGGTTATGGTGTAGATCATTCTTATTTCAAGGAGCAGAATACAGATTTCCTGCTCAGTTATAAGAAAACCTTAAACCAGGATTGGTCCTTCGGCCTTTCGGTTGGTGGTAACCAAATGGACCAGACCAGCAGAAATTCCGCTCAGCGCACCGAGAGTCTGAGTATTCCCGGAATTTATAACATCAGTAATGCGCGTGCAGGAACCATCACCAATACACAGTACAATTCCCGTAAACGCATCAATAGTTTATATGGAATGGGACAGGCCTCATTTAAGGACATGGTATTTCTTGATGTAACCGGCAGAAATGACTGGTCAAGTACCTTGCCTGCACAAAATAATTCTTATTTCTACCCTTCAGTTTCCTTAAGCACCGTATTAACAGATGTGCTGAAAATCAAGTCAGGCCCTTTGTCATTTGCCAAAATCAGAGCCAACTGGGCGCAGGTAGGAAGTGATACGGATCCTTATCAGTTGTTTAATACCATCCCTTTTAATCAGGATTGGGGAGATGTGAAAAGAGCTACTATTGAGTTTAACCTGAAAAACAATTTCCTGAAACCTGAAATTGCCACTTCCTATGAGTTTGGCGGGGACCTGCGCTTTTTTAGCAATAGGTTAGGGCTGGATGTAACCTGGTATAAAACCAACAAAAGAAACCAGATCATCAATATTCCAACCACCATTGCCTCGGGTGCATCCAACCGTTTAATCAATGCCGGAAACATCCAGAATAGTGGATGGGAAATCGGCTTAAATGCAGTTCCGGTTCAGGGGGCATTTAAATGGGAAATCAATGCCAACTTTACCAGGAACGAGAATAAGGTGATCTCTTTATCTGAAGGTTTGTCGGAATATTCTATGGGGAGTGCCGATGGGGATAACATCCGCTATTTAATTAAAGAAGGCACTAAAATAGGAGATTTCTATACGCCAAGTTATACCAAAGTACCAAACGGACAGTATGCCGGAGCAGCTTTATTAGATAAAACCGGACACTATATCCGTAACAATTCAGAATATATAAAAGTTGGAAACTATAACCCCGATTTTACCATCGGCCTTAACAACACATTCAGCTATAAAAACTTTACCCTGAATTTCCTTTTTGACTGGCGTAAAGGGGGTAATTTCTACTCCTATGTGGTTAAAAGTTTAATCAATGCAGGTTTAACGGATAATACCTTAGCGGGTAGAGATGCACAAACCGGAGGCTTGTCATGGGTAGATTCGCAGGGAATGCAAAGACATGACGGGATGATCATTCCAGGATATATAGATAACGGAGACGGGACTTATAGTGAAAACAAAGTCGTTATCGCGGCTGCTGATTTTTACAACAACACTTATAACAAATACTATGAGCGTTTAACTTATTCTGCCTCTTTCCTGAAACTGAGAGAAGCTTCTATCACCTATGTATTTAGTAAAAACGTGTTGGGTAAACTTCCGGTAAGCAACCTTTCTATTTCCCTGATCGGCAGAAATCTATATACCTGGACTGCCAATGGTCTGGGCTATGATCCGGAAACTACCATGAGTGTAACCGAAGGATTTAAGCTGGGTGTTGGACATTGGACCTTGCCGGGGACACGTTCTTTTGGCTTTAAATTAAGTTGTAATTTTTAA
- a CDS encoding DKNYY domain-containing protein, with amino-acid sequence MNVIKRVGITMAIVSVIFSLVLIASMLLSESKDPDSIDMDREGQKIGGVYLRYQNQVYASVPSNGYYLIKEADVNSFRLLDDSYRNRQFGVDKNHAYCGNLIVKDFNPSTAKAIGNDYFSDGKQTCYCAFMSVNNKALSMVSELSQRMRYGFGIGDKPQTYIYPLSKLEAGTTPYSAILKTEVATDGTLSYYEGQILPKANPERLRQIPKKYNDGDIRESEHYLADGQHVYYENTMLPLKDHPDLYAIVIDAQNQENYLIDPKQGMVYVNDIAFEKQYSPYQVLSLNGGHTYHALFLSKDGIFYFDTKKKKVLRIDDNPFNSGKFTEIAPLIFSDGQQILYTQTEEAWGNNKSPGLKSRSTNIYRLDEPGTGTWEKIGMVNNTSGSVWKKGATYYYFDQLGDTQLIGETIYRITDQATVNELLSPEIRTDDIRNLVRTDHMAKVKSTELLSAKTSYSSAYGWFIWIPIFLVAGIQLLLWMLRKLGVNPKPFSIKNQRLKVNSLWARSYALSDIDTVVFSIESAIRQAGYSGRFQIQTKDGKRSRKYMFATQVRLSADTKQELELYITDLQNILKQHRINSTIHNGL; translated from the coding sequence ATGAATGTGATTAAGCGCGTAGGAATAACGATGGCCATTGTGTCCGTAATATTTTCATTGGTATTGATCGCATCCATGCTCCTATCGGAATCCAAAGACCCGGACAGCATAGATATGGACCGTGAAGGCCAGAAAATAGGAGGAGTCTATCTTCGGTATCAGAACCAGGTGTACGCATCCGTGCCGAGTAATGGTTACTATCTGATCAAAGAAGCTGATGTCAACAGCTTTAGACTGCTGGATGATAGCTACCGAAACCGTCAGTTTGGAGTAGATAAAAACCATGCTTACTGTGGCAATCTAATTGTTAAAGATTTTAATCCATCCACAGCTAAAGCAATTGGCAATGATTATTTCAGCGATGGCAAGCAAACGTGCTACTGTGCCTTCATGAGTGTAAACAATAAAGCTTTATCGATGGTCTCAGAATTAAGCCAGCGGATGCGATATGGTTTTGGAATTGGAGATAAGCCGCAAACTTATATTTATCCCCTCTCTAAACTTGAAGCCGGTACAACTCCTTATAGTGCGATACTGAAAACGGAAGTGGCTACTGACGGAACTTTGTCTTATTATGAAGGCCAGATCCTTCCCAAGGCCAATCCGGAGCGCTTGAGACAGATTCCAAAAAAGTACAACGATGGTGATATTCGTGAAAGCGAGCACTATCTGGCAGATGGTCAGCATGTATATTATGAAAATACAATGCTACCACTCAAAGATCATCCTGATTTGTATGCGATTGTTATTGATGCCCAAAACCAGGAAAATTACCTGATTGACCCCAAACAAGGGATGGTTTATGTCAATGATATTGCTTTCGAAAAACAGTACAGCCCCTACCAGGTATTGTCGCTAAATGGAGGACATACTTATCATGCACTATTTCTAAGCAAAGACGGGATTTTCTACTTTGATACAAAAAAAAAGAAGGTGCTGAGAATTGATGACAACCCGTTTAACAGCGGGAAATTTACAGAAATTGCACCACTGATCTTTTCTGATGGCCAGCAAATTCTATATACGCAGACAGAGGAAGCCTGGGGTAACAACAAGAGCCCCGGACTTAAATCCAGGTCGACCAATATCTATCGACTGGACGAGCCCGGTACAGGCACCTGGGAAAAAATTGGTATGGTCAATAACACTTCCGGGTCTGTTTGGAAAAAGGGTGCTACCTATTATTACTTTGACCAACTCGGCGATACCCAGCTGATTGGAGAGACGATTTATCGCATTACTGATCAGGCTACGGTTAATGAGCTACTCTCCCCGGAAATCCGTACAGACGATATCCGCAACCTCGTTCGCACAGATCATATGGCAAAGGTCAAAAGTACTGAATTACTGAGTGCAAAGACTTCCTATTCCAGTGCGTATGGTTGGTTTATCTGGATTCCGATATTTCTTGTCGCAGGTATTCAATTGTTGTTATGGATGCTCAGGAAACTGGGTGTTAATCCAAAGCCTTTTAGTATCAAAAATCAACGCCTCAAGGTGAACAGCTTGTGGGCCAGGTCTTATGCGTTATCAGATATTGATACTGTTGTTTTCTCCATCGAATCTGCCATTCGGCAAGCCGGGTATTCCGGACGTTTTCAGATTCAGACAAAAGATGGAAAGCGGTCCCGTAAATATATGTTTGCAACGCAAGTACGGTTAAGCGCAGATACAAAGCAAGAACTGGAACTTTATATTACTGATTTGCAAAATATACTGAAACAGCATCGGATTAATAGTACGATACATAATGGCTTATAA
- a CDS encoding SusD/RagB family nutrient-binding outer membrane lipoprotein, with the protein MKFKYKTILVLFMALLAACTKDFEEINANPNSPETTNTEFLMSEVVLSTAYAYQENAVSRRPASAARYLTLVRNTGYDLLDWGPVDWNDIYARLSVNKTLLETAEKRSESQYIAISKIMKAFNFAYLTDLYGDVPYTQALKSKESNLIYPEYDQQQVIYPDLLRELREANDLLKGNTAEINAKGDVMFKGKALQWRKFANTLRLRMLLRISKVYTPAFTEMQAIMNDKTAFPVFESSADNAEVAYLGNLAAYSWPGGPLAMIDFDYQKTKVSKELVDHLIQRNDPRLAVWAEPVKTTTGSPVDPNLYVGVPNAIDAPASYNGGEDHVSVFSSAYFRKNGGAANPLLKASLMTYTEQCFILAEAIQKGKITVPGETAESLYYKGIRESMSSYGISAPLNYFDQSIVKYNGTLEQLITQKWLAMLFKGSEGWFDQRRTGYPAFVTGPLAAGRGIPKRYVFPDSESAKNRVNYQKAVSAFGPDKESTLMWYLK; encoded by the coding sequence ATGAAATTCAAATATAAAACCATCCTGGTGTTGTTTATGGCCCTGTTGGCTGCCTGCACCAAAGATTTTGAAGAGATCAATGCAAACCCAAACTCTCCGGAAACCACCAATACAGAATTCCTGATGTCTGAAGTGGTCTTATCTACCGCGTATGCTTATCAGGAAAATGCAGTAAGCAGAAGACCGGCTTCGGCAGCAAGATACCTTACATTGGTTCGTAATACCGGCTATGATTTATTAGACTGGGGACCGGTAGACTGGAACGATATCTATGCCCGTTTATCGGTCAATAAAACCCTGCTGGAAACCGCAGAAAAACGTTCTGAAAGCCAATACATTGCCATCAGTAAAATTATGAAAGCTTTTAATTTCGCTTACCTGACGGATCTGTATGGAGATGTTCCCTATACCCAGGCATTGAAGTCGAAAGAAAGTAACCTCATTTATCCCGAGTACGACCAACAGCAGGTCATCTATCCTGATTTATTGAGAGAGCTGCGGGAAGCCAACGATCTTTTAAAAGGAAACACTGCCGAAATTAACGCCAAAGGGGATGTGATGTTTAAGGGGAAGGCCTTGCAATGGCGCAAATTTGCCAACACGTTGCGCTTAAGGATGCTGTTGCGCATTTCCAAAGTGTATACTCCCGCATTTACTGAAATGCAGGCCATTATGAACGATAAAACTGCTTTTCCTGTTTTTGAAAGCAGTGCTGATAATGCAGAGGTTGCTTACCTGGGAAATCTGGCGGCGTATAGTTGGCCTGGAGGCCCGCTGGCCATGATTGATTTTGACTATCAAAAAACGAAAGTGAGTAAGGAATTGGTAGATCACCTTATTCAAAGAAACGATCCACGATTGGCCGTCTGGGCAGAACCGGTTAAAACTACTACAGGATCACCCGTAGATCCAAATCTCTATGTTGGCGTGCCCAATGCCATTGATGCTCCTGCTTCCTATAACGGGGGAGAAGACCATGTATCTGTTTTCTCTTCTGCATATTTCAGAAAAAATGGAGGCGCTGCCAATCCATTATTGAAAGCCAGTCTGATGACCTATACCGAGCAATGCTTTATTCTGGCAGAGGCAATTCAGAAAGGCAAAATCACCGTGCCGGGAGAAACCGCAGAATCCCTGTACTATAAAGGAATCAGAGAATCTATGAGCAGTTATGGAATCAGTGCTCCTTTAAATTACTTTGACCAAAGTATCGTAAAGTATAACGGAACGCTGGAACAACTGATTACCCAAAAATGGCTGGCTATGTTGTTTAAAGGATCCGAAGGCTGGTTTGATCAACGCCGTACCGGTTATCCTGCTTTTGTGACCGGCCCATTGGCTGCAGGTAGGGGAATTCCAAAACGCTATGTTTTTCCGGATTCTGAAAGTGCGAAAAACAGAGTGAATTACCAGAAAGCAGTTTCTGCTTTTGGCCCCGACAAAGAATCTACACTCATGTGGTACCTGAAATAA